The Aspergillus nidulans FGSC A4 chromosome VIII genome contains the following window.
GGATTTCTCATGACGCAGGTTCTGAAGAGCATTGGTGCTATTGTCATTGGGACGGCAGGAGGACCGGAGAAGGTTGAGCTTGTTAAGAGCTTAGGTGCGGATTATGTGATTGATTATCGTAGTGAAGAGGGCAAAGATTGGGTtaagaaggtcaaggagatTACGAATGGCAGGggtgttgatgttgtctATGATTCAGTTGGCAAGGATACATGGGAAGGCAGCTTAGAGGCTGTTAAGAGGAAGGGAATGATTGTCTGGTTCGGAAATGCCAGTGGCCCGGTTCCTCCCCTACCTTTAGCGTGAGTATCTTTCAAGAAAATGCGCGGGTCGTTGATGCTAACTCGGAAATAGCAAACTAAGCCCCAAGTGTGTCAAGGTAGCTCGTCCACAGTTGTTTGGCTACATCCAGGCTAGAGAGGAATTCGAGTTCTATGTCAATGAGTTGTTCAATATGCTCAAGTCTGGCAACCTCAAGGTGAAAATCCACAAAGTGTATCCTTTGGAACAGGTTGCCGAAGCACACAGTGATCTAGAGGGACGGAAGACGACAGGAAAGTTGCTCTTGAAGGCGTAAACTCCCTCTTCTGCCAGATCAAGTACGGGTGCATAAGGAAATAGTGATATATTACCAATCAATCGATCTTTTGAACACTGCTGATGCTTGCTAAACCTGGCGCATGCCTAGCCGTGTCATTCCAGGTCAGGTTGCGCCGATCCATCCTCCACAGTAATCTCTTTATCTTCGTTGTTTGCGGTGAGGTCGCGTGGTCTCTTCCAACCAAGCATGAGATCATTGCAAAGCGGCGTATAGATAGAGCTGTAAGCCCGCTTGATCTCCTCGAAGTAGTGAAGTCCGCAGTTCATTTCCCAGATCGTAGTAATGATCTTCATGCCGGGGTAACAATGCTCCAAGAGGCCTTCCTCCAAGAAGAGCATCAGCTCTGGCATCTGTcgtctcttcttcatccatTCTTCGCGCTCTTCTGGTGACAAATCGTATTCCGGCTCACTTGGATCGTAGTAGGCTCTCCCGAGCAATATTCCGACAGGAATCAGGTCAGGACATTATCTTGATAAAACCTCCGACCCTTGTCATCAAAGAAATGCACTTTTGTCACTTCAAAACCGTGAATATCTTCTAGCTTCGAAACAGTGAGAGTATCCGTAGAGAACTTTTGGTGAAACGAAGACGCAAGCTCGTCGGATCCGGCAACAGTCAATCCAAACCTCACTATTTTCTGCGCCATGGCTTTGGTCAACTGGACCTTGTCGTCCTTGGGGTTTTCCCACTAGTTGTTCTCGACGTACAAGTCGTGTTCGAAACCACCAATGAGTATAGAACAGGAAGTATTGAAGTTTCCCGGTCCGTTGGCCGTAATCTGCTGGTTTTTCCAAAGCTCCTTGGTGACGATGTCGCAGGACTTCCGGGCCTCATTGATATTCTCATTGAATTCTGGGCAGACGTCGTGGTAAAGGAGGTAAGACAGGAAGCTTTGAATCGTAACGGTAGCCAGCTTGATCATGTCTTCGTTATATGGATTGAAatagaaaggaaagaatgaAGTCCTGGCATGAATTATCAGTAAACACTCAGCAAAAATACAGCCAGAGGTTTGCCTTACAAGACCCTTTCACCACAAGATGAAAGTCAATAAGCAGGTTGGTACGGTCTTGGTGAAGGCAGTTTTCCCTCTTGCCAGGAGGATCGCGTCATTGTCCAGCTCCTTTAAACCGTGGTCATCAGTTCCCGCAAACATCTTGGGTGCCACATCAATGCCTCCATAGACAAGATATTTAGAGAAAACATCTAATCTTCTGACTCAATTCGACGATTTTTGTAGAAGCGCAATAGTGCATCTTCCATGCGGCTGGAGCAGTGTTAGTATTGGGTTAAGGGCGAGACTGTGTTGAGCTCACTGGATGATAGGTCGAGATCTTTCTAGATATCAGCGGGATCCAATGTTATCAGAGCAGAGGGCTTGCATATGATAAAGGCTCTTCTCGAGCTTGCACTCCTCGATCGTCATGGGAGCATCAACTTAGTACTCTTCGAAGCCCGTTGGCTTGTTCTATAAAGGTAAGCGGCGCGTCATTGTGTGGGGATGTAAGGGAATGCTGTGCCTTTCCTCTCTTGCTCTTTGGCTTGCggctcttccttttctttttgtgaGCCTCTGCAGCGACAGTGGGCTATTCAATCTTCGCTGGCTCTGCCGTTGGTCTCTCCATGAAGGGCTAGTCAGTGTGAGGGATGTGTTTCGACGAATACGGTCAGCGGAGTAAGTCTCGAAGCCTAAAGGGCagaagaatgaaagaaaTAGAAAGGTAAACATAAGATCGAGACAAAGGTAATGGGGCCAGCAGGCATTTTGAGGTGCATCATTGAGCAGCATTCACTTTCAAATGGACGCGGTCAACCGGTATCCAGCGGAGCAGTATTCCCGCCCAAGCTTGAATATTGGTGACTACAGATATTACACAGAAAACAATCGATCTGATAGACTAAACTTGTTTATACAGAACTTAGCTGGTTCCCGGTTGAGTATCGGAGGTGAAGATCTGTACCCTAAAACGCTCCGTATAGGGAGGATAAGGTGACGCAATGAGTAGCAGCAAGAAATACACTATTTTTAATGCGCTCTCGATCTTTGAGTGTCAGAGTAATATTCGTGTCGTTCGGTTTTGCAGCTGACAAGATATTATGGTTACATTATTAGAGAATTTCAGAAGCGGGTGAGAGCTGAGGTGAAGCTAAGAGGTAAGCCTTGAATATATTAAATGCATGCCCAGAATGTAACCTACGACCAGTGACAAAAGCCGAAGGATGCACCAGTCCAGTTTTGCGCAGGGTAAGAATGTAGATAGCTGATTCATAAGCCAGAGTAGGATGTGTTGTACTTTTCAGCTGCAATAATCAAGAATTGTGCGCTGATCGGATTTGCGCTCAAGGCAAACGGGCGTCGCAATCTGGCGGACCTTTTGTCAAATCCTCTCCCAGTCCTGTGCTTTCTCCCCTGATTtgctctccaattcctcccCTTTTCTcccgcttcctctctttGTGTCATTAGTCCATTTTGAACAGTCTCTTTCCGACTTCTGACCTATTCCTTCCTTTGTTACCACCTTGCAGCGCTGTTCTTCACCACTGTTAGTGTCATTGTGCCGCGACTGCGGAATGCCGTCGAGCGTTTGGCAGCACACTCTGAGCTTTACATGACCTTTACGTTGCTGTTGTTATATTAAACAGGGATACTCTCCGACCCTTTGCACAAGGCGATCGAGGAtgccgtcttcttcgaggtCTGACAGTTTAAAAAACCAAAAGCTGGATAATGACAGCTTCGTCGCCTTCGACCATGCCGCGGCTGGACAGTAAGTGACTCAGCCCTGTGAACGACAAGCATGGAGATTCCCCTGGATCGACTGGTTTCTCGATCCAGGCCTGATCTGTCACTTTCCCCGGATTTACAACTATGGAAGGTTGACAataatttctttttttcgtGGCAGTGACGGTGTTCGGTGTACGCTCTCCGGGTCCTTCATCGCAAAACCATGTACCGCTCAAGAAATCGCTTTCTATGAATCAACCGCCGCCCACCCCACCTTTCGCGAATTTATCCCTACGTACATTGGAACGTTAAGTTCCGCCGATCAGAAAGAGCCCGCTGCTGCCCTCACTGCCGCAGCTGCTTCGCAGCAGGGAGCTATCGTCATCCCGGGCTCCGATCACTCAACACCCGCAGAAACTCCGGTCACCAGCGAAACTGTCCGATTGTCCACATCAACCGCTCCGAGTACGTCTGAAGCAGCATCAGACGTAACATGGACTCCGTCCACATCTGCTGGGAAAAAGCTGGATACAGGGTTGTCTATAGTACTAGAAAATGTCGCGTCTGGGTTCAAGCGGCCGAATGTTCTAGACGTCAAGCTTGGGGCGAGACTCTGGGCTGACGATGCTATCCCCGCAAAGCGAGCGAAATTGGATGCAGTGTCCAAGGAGACGACGAGCTCTTCTCTTGGGTTCCGTATCGCAGGGATGAAAGTTTGGACCGGCGTCAATGGCGAGGCCGATGAGGGGAGCAAAACAAACCCTTATATTACAAGGTATCAACAATCAGCGGGCGCCAAAGGCGAAGTGACTGAGCTGGACGGTTATAAGCGTTACGACAAGTGGTATGGTCGGTCCCTCACTGCCGAGAACGTCAGAAGTGGGCTAGAAACATATCTCGCAGGCGCAAAAGCCGCTGGAACTGATAGATCCAAATTGGTAGCCAGCAGACTGGCGGCTGGGTTGAGACGCGTGCAACGGGTTCTTGAATCCGAAGAGAGCCGCATGTATTCATCGAGCGTGCTAATAATCTACGAAGGGGACACAGAGGCAATGGAGCTTGCCCTAGAGGAGGAACGGAAGGCAAAAGAAGCACCTCCACAAGATTCAGATCAGgcggatgaggacgaggatgat
Protein-coding sequences here:
- a CDS encoding uncharacterized protein (transcript_id=CADANIAT00002581), whose amino-acid sequence is MIKLATVTIQSFLSYLLYHDVCPEFNENINEARKSCDIVTKELWKNQQITANGPGNFNTSCSILIGGFEHDFEPEYDLSPEEREEWMKKRRQMPELMLFLEEGLLEHCYPGMKIITTIWEMNCGLHYFEEIKRAYSSIYTPLCNDLMLGWKRPRDLTANNEDKEITVEDGSAQPDLE
- a CDS encoding quinone oxidoreductase family protein (transcript_id=CADANIAT00002580); translation: MPPLSTMKAIVTEKTGGPEVLEVRTHHPVPTASEGQLLVKNQIIGINYIDTYFRTGLYPSSKPEILGREAVGEVVAVGPGANPYNFQIGDRVAWLSTGSYAEYTAVPQAFAVKVPEGISNEDVMGSFLSGLTVLTLAKETYPVQRGDWVLLHAAAGGAGFLMTQVLKSIGAIVIGTAGGPEKVELVKSLGADYVIDYRSEEGKDWVKKVKEITNGRGVDVVYDSVGKDTWEGSLEAVKRKGMIVWFGNASGPVPPLPLAKLSPKCVKVARPQLFGYIQAREEFEFYVNELFNMLKSGNLKVKIHKVYPLEQVAEAHSDLEGRKTTGKLLLKA
- a CDS encoding inositol polyphosphate multikinase (transcript_id=CADANIAT00002582); amino-acid sequence: MPSSSRSDSLKNQKLDNDSFVAFDHAAAGHDGVRCTLSGSFIAKPCTAQEIAFYESTAAHPTFREFIPTYIGTLSSADQKEPAAALTAAAASQQGAIVIPGSDHSTPAETPVTSETVRLSTSTAPSTSEAASDVTWTPSTSAGKKLDTGLSIVLENVASGFKRPNVLDVKLGARLWADDAIPAKRAKLDAVSKETTSSSLGFRIAGMKVWTGVNGEADEGSKTNPYITRYQQSAGAKGEVTELDGYKRYDKWYGRSLTAENVRSGLETYLAGAKAAGTDRSKLVASRLAAGLRRVQRVLESEESRMYSSSVLIIYEGDTEAMELALEEERKAKEAPPQDSDQADEDEDDFGGLELQDIANLPAGENGAINITIDAQTAQMGDPDEEEDDEEGPKVHDLRLIDFAHASWTPGQGPDENVLTGVRNLARIFEELSN